The sequence CACGCGCTGAAGGGAAAATTCCTGCGCCATGATCATGCCCCCTGGTGAGAAATGTGGGCTAGGGGAAATACTTTCCCAGGGATGCGGGAAGCGATTTGATGATGTCGTTGTAGGTCACCGCCACGACCAGCAGGATCACCATGACGACGCCCACCTGTGTCACCCTCTCCCGAACGCTCAAGCTGAGGTCCCGTCCAACCAGAGACTCTACCAGAATGATGGCGATGACCCCTCCGTCCAGGATGGGGATGGGCAACAGATTGACGATTCCCAGGTTGATGCTGATCACGGCGATGAACATGATCAAATCGGTGATGCCGGACTGTGCGGCCAGGCTGGACTGTCTGGCAATCGCTATCGGACCACCGACCATGCTCACCGGAGCGGTGCCCCGAAGCAGCCGATGAAGGAACTCGAACAGCAGTCCGGCGAAGCGGACATTCCGCTCGATTGAAGCGTCCAGCGCCTCCACCAGGGAGAGCTGCTGGACGGTGGTTCTGGCCATGGGGTTCAGCATGACCCCGATCATTCGTCTTTGGGTGGTTTCGTCCAGGTAGGGGGTGACCTGGAATTCCAGCTCCCGGCCGTTGCGCAGGACCGTAATCGGTATTACCGGATCCTGGTTCCGGCCCATTGCGTCCACCAGGTCGAGTCCGGCTTGGCTGAGTACCACTCCGCCCACCTTGACCACCTGGTCTCCCGGCAAGATGCCGGCCTCGGCGGCTGGTTTGCCTGCCAGCACCTGCTGGACCTGAACCGAAGCCAACTCGAAGGGGGCAATTCCCAGGTAGCCGGCACTGTCGCGACCGCGGGCCGCGGGAGTCAGAGTCAATGGGAAGGCTTGTTCTCCTCGCTGGACCTCCATTTGCAAGGGAACTCCGGGACTGATGCTGACCTCCAGAAGAAACTCTTCCCAGGTGGGGTCTTGCCTGGCGCCGGCAGCGACGATGCGGTCACCCGGCCTGAGATCGGACTGGAGGGCAGGAGAGTCGGACTTGATCAAGCCCACCACCACCGATTCCCGAGGCCAGACAGGTACCTCGTACCGGTAGTAGAAGAGCCCGGTCAGCAGGACCACCGCCAGCACACCGTTCATGACCGGGCCCATTACGGCCACAATGAATCGCTGCCACTTGGGATGCGAAAGAAACTCTTCGACTCCCCCGGTTACGTCGTCGGGGTTTTCACCCGCCATCTTGACGTACCCTCCCAAGGGAATCGCACAGACCTTGTAGTCCGTTTCCCCGCGCCGAAAGCCGAACAGGCGTGGACCGAAACCGACCGAAAAGGCCTCGACGCGAATCTTGAAAAACTTGGCCGCGCCAAAGTGGCCCAGTTCGTGAACCACCACCACGGTCCCGAACACCACCAGCACAGCCAGAACACCCCATAGAAAATCGATCATTTCAGCCTGCTGTCCAATTGGAACGCTGTTGAGACATCGCCCGGAAAACCGTCGATCCCCTGTCGGGGCAGCCCTCGGGACTTGCTAACTGAAGTCCTTTTGAATCAAGCGCCGGGTTTCCCTTCGCACCGATTCATCATACTCCAGAATTTCCGCGATCGAAGAGAATTTGCCCACCCCGTCCGCCTGCTCCATCATCCTGGCGACGATCCGCGGAATTCCAGGGAAGTCGATCTTCCTTTGCAGGAAGGCTTCTACCGCCACTTCATCCGCCGCGTTAAGCGTGCAGGGCAGCGCCCCCAATTCACGAGCAGCCTGGTAGGCCAGGTCCAGACTGGGGAATTTGCCCGAATCGGGGTGCATGAACTCCAACTTGGCCGCCTGGTTCAGATTCAGTCTCGGCCTGCGCCCCGGCAGACGCCGGGGGTAATTGAGCGCGTACAGGATGGGTTGACCCATGTCGGTGATGCCGAGCTGAGCGATCACGGACCCGTCCACAAACTCCACCATGGAGTGCACGATAGACTGAGGATGAACCCAAACCGAGATCTGGTCGACATCCAGGTCGAAGAGCCAGCGTGCTTCCAGGACCTCCATTCCCTTGTTCATCAGGGTCGCGGAATCGACCGTGATTCGGTCTCCCATTTTCCAGGTCGGATGCCGCAGGGCCATCTCAGGCGTGACCCGGCTGAGCTGCTCGCTGCTGTAACCCAGAAAGGGGCCGCCGGATGCGGTGAGGATGACTCGTGCGACTTCGTCGGCTTGGCCGCAGCGCAGACACTGGTGGATCGCGTTGTGCTCGCTGTCGACGGGGAGGAGCTGCACCCCGTTGCGCTGAGCCAGCTCCGTCACCAGTTCGCCGGCAACCACCAGCACTTCCTTGTTGGCCAAAGCGATCTGCTTTCCACATTCAATGGCCCTGCAGGTGGGAGCCAACCCGGCGACTCCCACAATAGCGCTCACCACCAGGTCGGTCTCGGGGTGGGTAGCCACTCGCAGCAGGCCCTCCTCCCCGACCACGATCTCCGGATGGGCGGACGGATCCAGGTTTTTGAGCTTTTGGGCCAGTGTCGTTGCTGCTTCCGGGGTGGATACGGACACAAGTTCGGGGTGAAACCTT is a genomic window of Acidobacteriota bacterium containing:
- the rseP gene encoding RIP metalloprotease RseP is translated as MIDFLWGVLAVLVVFGTVVVVHELGHFGAAKFFKIRVEAFSVGFGPRLFGFRRGETDYKVCAIPLGGYVKMAGENPDDVTGGVEEFLSHPKWQRFIVAVMGPVMNGVLAVVLLTGLFYYRYEVPVWPRESVVVGLIKSDSPALQSDLRPGDRIVAAGARQDPTWEEFLLEVSISPGVPLQMEVQRGEQAFPLTLTPAARGRDSAGYLGIAPFELASVQVQQVLAGKPAAEAGILPGDQVVKVGGVVLSQAGLDLVDAMGRNQDPVIPITVLRNGRELEFQVTPYLDETTQRRMIGVMLNPMARTTVQQLSLVEALDASIERNVRFAGLLFEFLHRLLRGTAPVSMVGGPIAIARQSSLAAQSGITDLIMFIAVISINLGIVNLLPIPILDGGVIAIILVESLVGRDLSLSVRERVTQVGVVMVILLVVAVTYNDIIKSLPASLGKYFP
- a CDS encoding 1-deoxy-D-xylulose-5-phosphate reductoisomerase → MKTISLLGSTGSVGRNCLRVAEELPGEFRVIALAAGRNTTELADQVGRFHPELVSVSTPEAATTLAQKLKNLDPSAHPEIVVGEEGLLRVATHPETDLVVSAIVGVAGLAPTCRAIECGKQIALANKEVLVVAGELVTELAQRNGVQLLPVDSEHNAIHQCLRCGQADEVARVILTASGGPFLGYSSEQLSRVTPEMALRHPTWKMGDRITVDSATLMNKGMEVLEARWLFDLDVDQISVWVHPQSIVHSMVEFVDGSVIAQLGITDMGQPILYALNYPRRLPGRRPRLNLNQAAKLEFMHPDSGKFPSLDLAYQAARELGALPCTLNAADEVAVEAFLQRKIDFPGIPRIVARMMEQADGVGKFSSIAEILEYDESVRRETRRLIQKDFS